From Vicinamibacteria bacterium, one genomic window encodes:
- a CDS encoding PA14 domain-containing protein has translation MLFGICAATAGARAFGLQGVRIGPIVPELSLGWVVAPAVLAPFFWRVARPRRAVILGITLALTALALSLPVWLGVVARETPQKAVSVYDLSRPDAGPVRRTGLDSLRVVDRANLHRIAGRRGRVALDITGYLMVPESGSYRFEARCDDGCSLQIDGRIVLDGTGSAELDLEAALHRFRLRYEQRRGPAVLELQWDRPGTVELLPIDHYVSDDLSLLTATALRERKLTSLLEILSSALLWPGVFCLLLGAGHRAVRRALDAGKVLMKPAARDIGIALQSTGLLESAEPNLPKTETRATTKAVLLTAILNVPFVLFHPDRALVELGLLRSLAVNLVLFLAPGLPVAVAFFGRRANGLWLPWGLTFSLSLFVAIVSLFFLAGVPLTSGTAWNATWILTNVGLVAVTLSRRLGSWSPRFDRRTWTLAGSSFLGSYLLFFFGAERVVPPQSDHDFEVQGTGYGLLTRLEPFLLTDRETFYYFAHPLLLHIYVAGSFLYFDEMDHLAYYDAASRRALAAERGEPFEPPATLGDRRIVEVLDSDYVVDPPLTNGRDRIPVTSLEMRMIYQHYADAPHTLATRSPNVFLAAVTVSLLVLWVSRIAPTWVALLAGMAYATSPEVTVRSSYGGYFAISNFLVLLTLLSLEKFIRRPERYSYATCFLTACLAALANHKLILLPMAVGLWQVVRTPKLWRSNVLRASLNPVVLGFGFGTAVYWAYGMAIDFDAFWLEHVRTHLMDRLVHHNPLGYTGYPGPVALWIELWKHTAYLLLPIGILALVLGTWEAIERGETDSLMGLFLFWTVITAAVFTSVDWRMTKHLMPLMLPLHLAPILWAGSRIGRLRLVGLLFSVIVVWNWTAFHGLIVDFHAFRVTPEW, from the coding sequence GTGCTCTTCGGCATCTGCGCGGCGACGGCCGGTGCTCGAGCCTTCGGCCTGCAGGGAGTCCGGATCGGTCCCATCGTTCCCGAATTGAGCCTCGGGTGGGTGGTCGCGCCGGCCGTTCTCGCCCCTTTCTTCTGGCGTGTCGCCCGGCCGCGGCGCGCCGTCATTCTGGGAATTACGCTGGCACTGACGGCACTCGCCCTCTCCCTTCCCGTTTGGCTCGGCGTCGTTGCCCGCGAAACGCCTCAAAAAGCGGTTTCGGTCTACGACCTTTCCCGTCCCGATGCGGGCCCGGTTCGACGGACGGGTCTCGACTCCTTGCGCGTCGTCGACCGAGCGAATTTGCACCGTATCGCGGGCCGGCGCGGTCGAGTCGCGCTCGACATCACGGGCTACTTGATGGTGCCGGAATCCGGCTCTTACCGCTTCGAGGCACGGTGTGACGACGGTTGCTCGCTCCAGATCGACGGCCGGATCGTTCTCGATGGGACGGGCTCGGCCGAGCTGGATCTGGAAGCCGCGCTCCACCGATTCCGCCTGCGCTACGAACAGCGGCGCGGACCGGCGGTTCTCGAGCTTCAATGGGATCGTCCGGGCACGGTCGAGCTATTGCCGATCGACCACTACGTCAGCGACGACTTGAGTCTCCTCACAGCCACGGCGCTTCGGGAACGAAAGCTAACGAGCCTCCTCGAGATCCTCTCGTCGGCGCTTCTCTGGCCCGGTGTCTTCTGCCTGCTCCTGGGGGCCGGTCACCGGGCAGTTCGTCGCGCCCTGGACGCAGGCAAGGTATTGATGAAGCCGGCGGCTCGGGACATCGGAATCGCGCTGCAGTCGACGGGTTTGCTCGAAAGTGCCGAGCCGAACCTTCCGAAAACCGAAACGCGAGCCACCACGAAGGCAGTTCTTCTCACAGCCATACTCAACGTGCCATTCGTCCTGTTTCACCCCGACCGAGCCCTGGTCGAGCTGGGACTTCTGCGCTCGCTCGCTGTCAACCTCGTCTTGTTCCTGGCTCCAGGCTTGCCCGTCGCGGTGGCTTTCTTCGGTCGCCGGGCGAACGGACTCTGGCTTCCCTGGGGACTCACGTTCTCCCTGAGCCTCTTCGTCGCGATCGTCTCACTCTTTTTCCTTGCCGGTGTCCCCTTGACCAGCGGCACGGCCTGGAACGCCACGTGGATCCTGACCAACGTCGGCCTGGTCGCGGTCACTCTGTCGCGCCGTCTCGGTTCCTGGAGCCCGAGGTTCGACCGGCGAACATGGACGCTTGCCGGCTCCTCGTTTCTGGGTTCTTACCTGCTCTTCTTTTTCGGTGCCGAGCGAGTGGTTCCACCCCAATCCGACCACGACTTCGAGGTCCAGGGCACGGGATACGGGCTACTGACGAGGCTCGAGCCTTTTCTTCTCACCGACCGAGAAACATTCTACTACTTCGCCCACCCGCTCCTTCTTCATATCTACGTTGCCGGATCGTTCCTGTACTTCGACGAGATGGACCATCTCGCTTATTACGATGCGGCGTCACGTCGCGCCCTCGCCGCGGAGCGTGGGGAGCCCTTCGAGCCTCCGGCGACGCTCGGCGATCGCCGGATCGTGGAGGTGCTGGACTCAGACTACGTCGTCGATCCGCCGCTTACGAATGGGCGCGATCGCATCCCGGTGACGTCTCTGGAAATGAGAATGATTTACCAGCACTACGCGGACGCTCCACACACACTCGCGACGCGCTCGCCGAACGTGTTCCTGGCAGCCGTCACCGTGTCGCTTCTGGTCCTGTGGGTGAGTCGCATCGCACCGACCTGGGTGGCCCTGCTCGCTGGAATGGCCTATGCGACGAGTCCCGAAGTCACCGTCCGGTCGAGCTACGGAGGATACTTCGCCATCTCCAATTTCTTGGTGCTCTTGACTCTCCTTTCCCTCGAAAAGTTCATTCGCCGCCCCGAGCGGTACTCATACGCGACGTGTTTCCTCACGGCATGCCTGGCGGCCCTGGCCAATCACAAGCTGATCCTGTTGCCGATGGCTGTCGGCCTGTGGCAAGTCGTCCGCACCCCCAAGCTCTGGCGAAGTAACGTCCTTCGGGCTTCACTCAACCCCGTCGTCCTCGGCTTCGGCTTCGGCACGGCCGTTTACTGGGCGTATGGCATGGCGATCGATTTCGATGCGTTCTGGCTCGAGCACGTCAGGACGCACCTAATGGATCGACTGGTTCACCATAACCCACTCGGATACACGGGCTACCCCGGCCCGGTCGCGCTCTGGATCGAGCTCTGGAAGCACACGGCGTACCTCTTGCTGCCCATAGGAATCTTGGCGCTGGTTCTGGGAACGTGGGAGGCCATCGAGCGAGGCGAGACCGATTCTCTCATGGGCCTCTTTCTGTTCTGGACCGTGATTACCGCGGCCGTATTCACGTCGGTGGACTGGAGGATGACCAAGCACCTGATGCCTCTCATGCTTCCCTTGCATCTAGCCCCCATCCTCTGGGCCGGAAGCCGCATTGGCCG